From one Amycolatopsis sp. FDAARGOS 1241 genomic stretch:
- a CDS encoding MFS transporter: protein MSAFPTPEPDPRRWRALWVCLIAGFMTLLDVSIVNVALPSMEHGIGATPADVSWVVSGYALTFGLALVPAGRLGDDYGRRKMFLLGLALFVVTSALCGAAPNATWLVVARLAQGVAGGLLNPQVIGMMQQLFSGRERGKAFGAFGAVVGLSTAIGPVLGGLLIQGFGVDEGWRYVFYVNLPIGILAILFGLRLLPKDVRLGPKRAPDLLGTVLLGAAVVAVMLPLVEEEEQAAQPRWWVMGVAAGLLIVFVLWQRRLGDRDKHPLVNLKLLSFRSYTMGSLLGLVYFAGFTGIFLVLTLFFQQGQGYSALESGASMLAFAIGSAISPAIGGRLVHRLGRPMVVLGNLLAALGLAGTAWIVRDYLGAGTALVIAGPLFVAGFGSGLVIAPNSTLALEDVPPAEGGTAAGVLQTAQRIGSAIGTALGGSLFFGQLSRSHGDYHGAAALGLIGSTALVTLALLVGLADVVLSRSRKKPTPQPEREAAPEPVAHERRLADTVSGTVRGLAPGEEAAVTLTSLETHQVRRTATGADGTFALAAPTGTYLLLVTGPGYAPIARHVTVGSDPVREDVVLPRSVRLAGTVRADPGPFSGAQVTVLDAAGEVQRIVVTDDAGHYVVDGLAPGRYRIVVTSYEPAASPVELTADGPTEFDPRLRLASTVD from the coding sequence GTGAGCGCTTTCCCCACGCCGGAGCCGGATCCGCGGCGGTGGCGGGCGTTGTGGGTCTGCCTGATCGCCGGCTTCATGACCCTGCTGGACGTCAGCATCGTCAACGTCGCGCTGCCGTCGATGGAGCACGGGATCGGCGCCACACCCGCCGACGTGTCGTGGGTCGTGTCCGGTTACGCGCTGACGTTCGGGCTCGCGCTCGTGCCGGCCGGGCGGCTCGGCGACGACTACGGGCGCCGGAAGATGTTCCTGCTGGGGCTGGCGTTGTTCGTGGTGACGAGCGCGCTGTGCGGGGCGGCGCCGAACGCGACGTGGCTGGTCGTCGCGCGGCTGGCACAGGGCGTCGCGGGCGGCCTGCTCAACCCGCAGGTCATCGGCATGATGCAGCAGCTGTTCTCGGGCCGCGAGCGGGGCAAGGCGTTCGGCGCGTTCGGCGCGGTGGTCGGCCTGTCGACGGCCATCGGGCCGGTGCTGGGCGGCCTGCTGATCCAGGGGTTCGGCGTCGACGAGGGCTGGCGGTACGTCTTCTACGTCAACCTGCCGATCGGCATCCTCGCGATCCTGTTCGGCCTGCGGCTGCTGCCCAAGGACGTGCGCCTCGGCCCGAAACGCGCACCGGACCTGCTGGGCACAGTCCTGCTCGGCGCGGCGGTCGTGGCGGTGATGCTGCCGCTGGTCGAAGAGGAGGAGCAGGCCGCGCAGCCGCGGTGGTGGGTGATGGGCGTCGCGGCGGGGTTGCTCATCGTGTTCGTGCTGTGGCAACGCCGGCTCGGCGACCGGGACAAGCACCCCCTGGTGAACCTGAAGCTGCTGAGTTTCCGCAGCTACACCATGGGTTCGCTGCTCGGTTTGGTGTACTTTGCCGGGTTCACCGGGATTTTCCTGGTTTTGACGCTGTTCTTCCAGCAGGGCCAGGGCTATTCGGCGCTCGAGTCGGGCGCGTCGATGCTCGCGTTCGCGATCGGTTCGGCGATTTCGCCCGCGATCGGCGGGCGGCTCGTGCACCGGCTTGGCCGGCCCATGGTCGTCCTCGGCAACCTGCTCGCGGCGCTCGGTCTCGCCGGCACGGCGTGGATCGTGCGGGACTACCTCGGCGCCGGCACCGCGCTCGTGATCGCCGGGCCGCTGTTCGTCGCGGGCTTCGGCAGCGGCCTGGTCATCGCCCCGAACTCGACGCTCGCGCTGGAAGACGTCCCGCCCGCCGAAGGCGGTACCGCGGCCGGCGTCCTGCAGACGGCGCAGCGCATCGGCTCGGCGATCGGCACCGCGCTGGGCGGTTCGCTTTTCTTCGGGCAGCTGAGCCGATCCCACGGCGACTACCACGGCGCGGCCGCACTCGGCCTGATCGGCTCGACGGCGCTGGTCACGCTCGCGCTGCTGGTCGGCTTGGCGGACGTCGTGTTGTCGCGCTCCCGCAAGAAGCCCACTCCGCAGCCGGAGCGCGAGGCCGCACCGGAACCGGTGGCGCACGAGCGTCGTCTCGCGGACACCGTGTCCGGCACCGTGCGGGGCCTCGCACCGGGTGAAGAAGCCGCGGTGACGCTCACGTCGCTGGAGACCCACCAGGTCCGGCGCACCGCCACGGGCGCGGACGGCACCTTCGCGCTGGCCGCACCCACCGGCACGTACCTGCTCCTCGTCACCGGTCCCGGCTACGCCCCGATCGCCCGCCACGTGACGGTCGGCTCCGACCCGGTGCGGGAGGACGTCGTCCTGCCCCGTTCGGTCCGCCTGGCCGGCACGGTCCGCGCCGATCCGGGCCCGTTCAGCGGCGCCCAGGTCACCGTCCTGGACGCCGCCGGGGAAGTCCAGCGCATCGTCGTCACCGACGACGCGGGCCACTACGTCGTCGATGGCCTGGCTCCGGGCCGGTACCGGATCGTCGTGACGAGCTACGAACCGGCGGCGAGCCCGGTCGAACTCACCGCCGACGGCCCGACGGAGTTCGACCCGCGCCTGCGGCTTGCGTCCACAGTGGACTGA
- the katG gene encoding catalase/peroxidase HPI, with product MSDTPESTPSSAQGVDAKGSCPVAPGSATSHGSESENPAIDSPTPKTGGRPHTNRDWWPNQLDLSVLHAHSSKSNPLPEDFSYAEEFKKLDVEALKRDVVEVLTTSQDWWPADFGHYGGLMIRMSWHSAGTYRIADGRGGAGAGAQRFAPLNSWPDNANLDKARRLLWPVKQKYGQKISWADLIVFAGNVALESMGFTTFGFGFGREDTWEPEEIFWGPEDDWLGDERYVTDSQMVPELGATEMGLIYVNPEGPRGNADFLAAAHFIRETFARMAMNDEETVALIAGGHTFGKTHGAGVSDDHVGPEPEAAPLEAQGLGWLSTHGSGAGRDAITSGIEVTWTDRPTEWSNRFFEILFGYEWELTTSPGGAKQYVAKDAPDIIPDPYDPAKKHKPTMLTTDLALRFDPTYEPISRRFLENPDEFALAFAKAWYKLLHRDMGPVSRFLGPWVAEPQLWQDPVPPVEGELVGEADIAALKAKVLDSGLTTAQLVTTAWAAAASFRSTDKRGGANGARLRLEPQRSWEVNRPEELAPVLEKLEAVQREFNDAGGARISLADLIVLAGAAAVEKAARDGGVDVTVPFRPGRTDASQEQTDVESFAVLEPRADGFRNYLRPGEKLQPEVLLVDRAYLLNLTAPEMTVLVGGLRALGAGGTPHGVLTDRPGVLTGDFFTNLLSPGTRWQAAESEENVYEIRDAATGEVKWTATAVDLVFGSNSQLRALAEVYASQDARDRFVADFVAAWTKVMELDRFDLA from the coding sequence ATGAGCGATACCCCGGAAAGCACCCCCTCCAGCGCGCAGGGGGTGGACGCGAAGGGCAGCTGTCCGGTCGCGCCCGGCTCGGCGACCTCGCACGGCAGCGAGAGCGAGAACCCGGCGATCGACTCGCCCACGCCGAAGACGGGCGGCCGCCCGCACACGAACCGCGACTGGTGGCCCAACCAGCTGGACCTGTCGGTGCTCCATGCCCACTCGTCGAAGAGCAACCCGCTGCCGGAGGACTTCAGCTACGCCGAGGAGTTCAAGAAGCTCGACGTCGAAGCCCTCAAGCGCGACGTCGTCGAAGTGCTCACCACGTCGCAGGACTGGTGGCCAGCCGACTTCGGGCACTACGGCGGGCTGATGATCCGCATGAGCTGGCACTCCGCAGGCACCTACCGCATCGCCGACGGCCGCGGCGGGGCCGGCGCGGGCGCACAGCGGTTCGCACCGCTCAACAGCTGGCCCGACAATGCCAACCTCGACAAGGCGCGCCGCCTGCTGTGGCCGGTGAAGCAGAAGTACGGCCAGAAGATCTCGTGGGCCGACCTGATCGTGTTCGCCGGCAACGTCGCCCTCGAGTCGATGGGCTTCACGACGTTCGGGTTCGGCTTCGGCCGTGAGGACACCTGGGAGCCCGAAGAGATCTTCTGGGGCCCGGAGGACGACTGGCTGGGCGACGAGCGCTACGTGACCGACTCGCAGATGGTGCCCGAGCTCGGCGCGACCGAAATGGGCCTCATCTACGTCAACCCCGAAGGCCCGCGCGGCAACGCGGACTTCCTGGCCGCCGCCCACTTCATCCGCGAAACGTTCGCGCGCATGGCGATGAACGACGAGGAGACCGTCGCGCTCATCGCGGGTGGCCACACGTTCGGCAAGACCCACGGCGCCGGCGTCTCCGACGACCACGTGGGCCCGGAGCCCGAGGCCGCCCCGCTGGAGGCGCAGGGCCTGGGCTGGCTCAGCACCCACGGCAGCGGCGCGGGCCGCGACGCGATCACCAGTGGCATCGAGGTGACCTGGACCGACCGGCCGACCGAGTGGAGCAACCGGTTCTTCGAAATCCTCTTCGGCTACGAATGGGAGCTGACCACGAGCCCCGGCGGCGCCAAGCAGTACGTCGCCAAGGACGCGCCCGACATCATCCCCGACCCGTACGACCCGGCGAAAAAGCACAAGCCGACCATGCTCACCACCGACCTGGCGCTGCGTTTCGACCCGACGTATGAGCCGATCTCCCGCCGGTTCCTGGAAAACCCGGACGAGTTCGCGCTCGCGTTCGCCAAGGCCTGGTACAAGCTGCTGCACCGCGACATGGGCCCGGTGAGCCGCTTCCTCGGGCCGTGGGTCGCCGAACCGCAGCTGTGGCAGGACCCCGTGCCGCCCGTCGAGGGCGAGCTCGTGGGCGAGGCCGACATCGCCGCTCTCAAGGCGAAGGTCCTCGACTCCGGGCTCACGACCGCCCAGCTCGTCACCACCGCCTGGGCGGCGGCCGCGAGCTTCCGCTCCACGGACAAGCGCGGCGGCGCGAACGGCGCCCGGCTCCGGCTCGAACCGCAACGCAGCTGGGAGGTCAACCGGCCCGAGGAACTGGCCCCGGTCCTGGAGAAGCTCGAAGCCGTCCAGCGGGAGTTCAACGACGCCGGTGGCGCGCGGATCTCCCTCGCGGACCTGATCGTGCTGGCCGGTGCGGCCGCCGTCGAAAAGGCCGCGCGCGACGGCGGCGTCGACGTGACCGTGCCGTTCCGCCCCGGCCGGACCGACGCGAGCCAGGAGCAGACCGACGTCGAGTCGTTCGCGGTCCTCGAGCCGCGCGCCGACGGGTTCCGCAACTACCTGCGACCGGGCGAGAAGCTCCAGCCCGAAGTGCTGCTCGTCGACCGCGCGTACCTGCTCAACCTGACGGCACCGGAGATGACCGTCCTCGTCGGCGGTCTGCGTGCCCTCGGCGCCGGCGGCACCCCACACGGGGTCCTCACCGACCGGCCCGGCGTGCTCACCGGCGACTTCTTCACCAACCTGCTCTCGCCGGGCACCCGCTGGCAGGCGGCGGAATCCGAGGAGAACGTCTACGAGATCCGCGACGCGGCCACCGGCGAGGTGAAGTGGACCGCCACCGCGGTCGACCTCGTCTTCGGGTCCAACTCGCAGCTGCGGGCCCTCGCCGAGGTCTACGCGAGCCAGGACGCCCGCGACCGGTTCGTGGCCGACTTCGTCGCGGCCTGGACCAAGGTCATGGAACTCGACCGCTTCGACCTCGCCTGA
- a CDS encoding peroxiredoxin family protein, producing the protein MSLLHPGDTFPALSLTTVDSVVHDVPAELAGHYGVVLFYRGSWCPYCNAQLRAFQRAADTLAELDIKVVALSVDDEVTTKETVSKHKLAFPVGHSADAHALREATGAFVNEDPLYVQSTGFVLDPQGKVLVSVYSSGAIGRLVPEDVIGMVRYVRDHEAG; encoded by the coding sequence ATGTCCTTGCTCCACCCCGGAGACACCTTCCCCGCCCTGTCGCTGACCACGGTCGACAGTGTTGTCCACGACGTACCCGCCGAGCTCGCCGGGCACTACGGGGTCGTGCTCTTCTACCGCGGCAGCTGGTGCCCGTACTGCAACGCGCAGCTGCGCGCGTTCCAGCGCGCCGCGGACACCTTGGCGGAGCTGGACATCAAGGTCGTCGCCCTGTCCGTCGACGACGAGGTGACCACGAAGGAGACCGTGAGCAAGCACAAACTCGCCTTCCCGGTCGGGCACAGCGCCGACGCCCACGCACTGCGGGAAGCGACGGGCGCCTTCGTCAACGAGGACCCGCTCTACGTCCAGTCCACGGGCTTCGTCCTCGACCCCCAGGGCAAGGTGCTCGTGAGCGTGTACTCCAGCGGCGCCATCGGCCGCCTCGTGCCCGAGGACGTGATCGGCATGGTCCGCTACGTCCGCGACCACGAAGCGGGCTGA
- a CDS encoding SDR family NAD(P)-dependent oxidoreductase — translation MPFDGRTALVTGAGRGIGREIAVGLARAGARVAVLARSSAQVGETVELIRRDGGAALAVPADVTDGAAREDALGAIADAFGPVEVLVSNAAVVGPLGPSTRVDLGEWTRNLTTNIIAPAALAFAVLPAMVQRGWGRIVTVSSGIVANPAGMVGGNAYVTGKAALEAHTLNLAAETAGTGVTVNVYRPGSVDTAMQEWVRTRDEADIPALHRRFTDAYRRGRLITPEASAAALLARLAGDGTGEIWDVADDLLPAT, via the coding sequence GTGCCCTTCGACGGCAGGACCGCGCTCGTGACCGGCGCGGGCAGGGGGATCGGGCGGGAGATCGCCGTGGGCCTGGCCCGGGCCGGCGCGCGCGTCGCCGTGCTGGCTCGGTCGAGCGCTCAAGTGGGCGAGACCGTCGAGCTGATCCGCCGGGACGGCGGTGCGGCGCTCGCCGTCCCGGCCGACGTCACCGACGGCGCCGCGCGGGAGGACGCGCTCGGCGCGATCGCCGATGCCTTCGGGCCGGTCGAGGTCCTGGTCAGCAACGCCGCAGTGGTGGGGCCACTAGGGCCCAGCACGCGCGTCGACCTCGGCGAGTGGACGCGGAACCTGACCACCAACATCATCGCGCCCGCGGCACTCGCGTTCGCCGTGCTACCGGCCATGGTGCAGCGCGGCTGGGGCAGGATCGTCACCGTCTCCAGCGGGATCGTCGCCAACCCGGCCGGGATGGTCGGCGGCAACGCTTACGTGACCGGCAAAGCAGCGCTCGAGGCGCACACGCTCAACCTCGCGGCCGAGACCGCGGGCACCGGCGTCACGGTGAACGTCTACCGCCCGGGCTCGGTCGACACGGCGATGCAGGAGTGGGTCCGCACCCGCGACGAAGCCGACATCCCGGCCCTGCACCGCCGGTTCACCGACGCCTACCGCAGAGGCCGGCTCATCACCCCGGAAGCCTCGGCGGCCGCATTGCTGGCGCGGCTGGCCGGAGACGGCACCGGCGAGATCTGGGACGTCGCCGACGACCTCCTGCCCGCCACCTGA
- a CDS encoding PQQ-binding-like beta-propeller repeat protein, which yields MAFRRTALGLALVSVVVLPSCTAESAVPAQAPTVAFPRTSAGAATWAPWPSALHDARHSGAAATAGPARGTVRWRRRLEGPVTPGPVVGEDGTIYVASNGGVLHALDPADGHDRWTYDAKRPIGGDLSISPLVLPDGTILFPNADELVALSAAGKPLWTQTLPGRVTSPVSADGRRVYVGTGDGTVSAVDTAAAGDHRLVWSVDTGSASYGSVVTDGRGRVYTTADSSLVAIDDRGGSAAVAWRADPHDDLTEVSAGLAPDGTVLLGTNGHDEWAYHPDGTPAWRAPRVITYSSPAVTATGLAYVADHSGQVHVLDAGSGREKTHYGPIGAQIWSSTVLDRDYRVYFGGQNGHAYGFDRGGARLFDVDLGGKADSYPALTGDGFLVIGSRNGFVTAIG from the coding sequence ATGGCATTCCGGCGCACAGCACTCGGCCTCGCCCTCGTGAGCGTGGTTGTTCTTCCCTCCTGCACCGCGGAATCGGCGGTCCCCGCCCAGGCACCCACTGTGGCGTTCCCTCGCACATCGGCGGGTGCTGCCACCTGGGCACCCTGGCCGTCGGCGCTGCACGACGCCCGGCACTCGGGCGCGGCGGCCACCGCCGGACCGGCCCGCGGCACCGTCCGGTGGCGGCGCCGGCTCGAAGGCCCGGTCACTCCCGGGCCCGTCGTCGGCGAGGACGGCACGATCTACGTCGCCTCCAACGGTGGGGTGCTGCACGCGCTGGATCCGGCCGACGGGCACGACCGGTGGACCTATGACGCGAAGAGGCCGATCGGGGGTGACCTGTCGATCTCGCCGCTCGTGCTCCCGGACGGCACGATCCTGTTCCCGAACGCCGACGAGCTCGTCGCGTTGTCCGCCGCCGGGAAGCCACTGTGGACGCAGACGTTGCCGGGCCGCGTCACCTCGCCGGTGTCGGCCGACGGTCGCCGCGTGTACGTGGGGACCGGCGACGGCACGGTGTCCGCAGTGGACACTGCCGCGGCCGGCGACCACCGGCTCGTGTGGAGCGTCGACACCGGATCCGCGTCCTACGGCTCGGTGGTCACCGACGGCCGCGGCCGCGTCTACACCACCGCCGACTCGTCGCTCGTCGCGATCGACGACCGCGGTGGTTCGGCCGCCGTGGCCTGGCGCGCCGACCCGCACGACGACCTCACCGAGGTTTCGGCCGGCCTCGCACCGGACGGCACCGTGCTGCTGGGCACCAACGGCCACGACGAATGGGCCTACCACCCGGACGGGACACCGGCCTGGCGCGCGCCGCGGGTGATCACGTACTCCTCGCCCGCGGTCACCGCGACCGGGCTCGCCTACGTCGCCGACCACAGTGGACAGGTGCACGTGCTCGACGCCGGCAGCGGGCGGGAGAAGACGCACTACGGCCCGATCGGCGCCCAGATCTGGAGCTCGACGGTCCTCGACCGCGACTACCGCGTGTACTTCGGCGGCCAGAACGGGCACGCCTACGGGTTCGACCGCGGCGGCGCACGGCTGTTCGACGTCGACCTCGGCGGCAAGGCCGACAGCTACCCGGCCCTGACCGGCGACGGGTTCCTGGTGATCGGCAGCCGCAACGGCTTCGTCACCGCCATCGGCTGA
- a CDS encoding FAD-dependent oxidoreductase, translating to MESVERADLLVIGFGKGGKAAAGAMARLGKRVVVEQSPEMYGGTCPNVGCVPTKALVHRSGNRRPTGNVDFAEFVGGGVEDGHPTGAAGSYRIARDGRLTPISTAVPARSTPLDLGLNPDGKNPSNVLPGSGKVAAWRIGAHGELTKAGDSAAFRRPRRGSRTHGLQRSRQPRR from the coding sequence ATGGAGAGTGTCGAGAGAGCCGACCTGCTGGTCATCGGGTTCGGCAAGGGCGGCAAGGCCGCGGCAGGGGCGATGGCCCGGCTCGGCAAGCGGGTGGTGGTCGAGCAGTCGCCCGAGATGTACGGCGGCACCTGCCCGAACGTGGGATGCGTGCCGACGAAGGCCCTGGTGCACCGCTCGGGCAACCGGCGCCCCACCGGCAACGTCGACTTCGCCGAATTCGTCGGCGGCGGCGTGGAGGACGGCCACCCCACCGGTGCGGCCGGCAGCTATCGGATCGCCCGTGACGGGCGCCTGACCCCGATCAGCACCGCCGTGCCGGCTCGCAGCACTCCGCTCGACCTCGGTCTCAACCCGGACGGCAAGAACCCCTCCAACGTCCTGCCCGGCTCGGGCAAGGTCGCCGCCTGGCGGATCGGCGCCCACGGTGAGCTCACGAAGGCCGGTGATTCGGCGGCCTTCCGCAGACCCCGACGGGGATCACGCACCCACGGACTTCAGCGCTCTCGACAGCCCCGGCGGTAG
- a CDS encoding sigma-70 family RNA polymerase sigma factor, with translation MDHESAEWVRVLSAGAPGRDEAVARLHAKFLRIAGAEVGRRAARQELAGTAADDLVQQAATDALVTVLAKLGEFRGESRFTSWAYKFVVFAVSNGLAHHFRRTAPDGWEIEDWSVLPDRFGLTPDRQAEWQDLVAGIRKAVHEELSDRQRRVFTALVLNGVPLDALVQELGTSRNALYKTLYDARRKIRARLVAEGHLDETGGRQA, from the coding sequence GTGGATCACGAGTCGGCCGAGTGGGTGCGCGTGCTCTCGGCCGGCGCTCCCGGCCGGGACGAGGCGGTCGCGCGGCTGCACGCGAAGTTCCTGCGGATCGCCGGTGCCGAGGTCGGCCGCCGGGCGGCCCGGCAGGAGCTCGCCGGCACCGCGGCGGACGATCTCGTCCAGCAGGCGGCGACCGACGCGCTCGTGACCGTCCTGGCCAAGCTGGGCGAGTTCCGCGGGGAGAGCAGGTTCACGAGCTGGGCCTACAAATTCGTGGTGTTCGCGGTGTCGAACGGGCTCGCGCACCACTTCCGCCGCACTGCGCCGGACGGGTGGGAGATCGAGGACTGGTCGGTGTTGCCCGACCGGTTCGGCTTGACCCCGGATCGGCAGGCGGAGTGGCAGGACCTGGTGGCGGGCATCCGCAAAGCCGTGCACGAGGAGCTCAGCGACCGCCAGCGACGCGTCTTCACCGCGCTGGTGCTGAATGGTGTCCCGCTCGACGCGCTCGTGCAGGAGCTCGGCACGAGCCGGAACGCGCTCTACAAGACGCTCTACGACGCCCGGCGCAAGATCCGGGCCCGCCTCGTCGCCGAGGGCCACCTGGACGAAACCGGAGGGAGGCAGGCGTGA